Proteins co-encoded in one Ooceraea biroi isolate clonal line C1 chromosome 9, Obir_v5.4, whole genome shotgun sequence genomic window:
- the LOC105284700 gene encoding uncharacterized protein LOC105284700 produces the protein MSTHISRADQLQRLDVLNKRLLQNELERYGNKLFIVTRPVPVPDANQRVIKEDSSELHKLVEVLQDGYKCSLYNFEPNYLNKFSSQTSLGEDFSVKHVLEKVMKLHYTCHEEIGNNSMSREIVTYRYIYNNQYRFIKFHNDMELHDDMLILLYLHSAITPHAFKSKPVQQLLFMLHRKYQIQNACCNYHHVGPFDDQEEDEEDREKETLTVYRLLYTFPSITISLFQENLNPLAEVSQILFIEFEDLPSAIFHHMISTVIPCSVKPAPTALFSYILQKFLCFTCDDEDISFQTFFATMRQLYRNNIFPEEMKIQLCLAWNILEQRDGKLVFSRAIMDANERAKYLLQTTMEDEHINHIVNL, from the coding sequence atgtcTACGCATATAAGCAGAGCAGATCAGTTGCAGAGGTTGGATGTTTTGAACAAGAGGCTTTTGCAAAATGAACTCGAGAGATACGGTAACAAGTTGTTTATAGTGACTCGGCCCGTGCCCGTGCCTGATGCGAATCAGCGTGTCATTAAGGAAGATTCCTCCGAGCTTCACAAACTGGTGGAGGTGCTACAGGATGGATATAAGTGCAGCCTCTACAACTTCGAGCCTAACTACCTGAATAAGTTTTCCTCGCAGACCTCTCTAGGCGAGGACTTTAGCGTGAAACATGTGCTGGAGAAGGTGATGAAGCTTCACTATACATGTCACGAGGAGATCGGTAATAATTCAATGTCCAGGGAGATCGTTACTTATCGCTACATATACAACAATCAATACCGTTTTATCAAGTTCCACAACGATATGGAACTCCACGACGACATGCTGATTCTGTTGTATCTGCACTCCGCCATAACACCACACGCCTTCAAAAGCAAGCCAGTCCAGCAGCTGCTGTTTATGTTACATAGAAAGTACCAGATACAGAATGCATGTTGCAACTACCACCACGTCGGTCCATTTGATGAtcaggaggaggacgaggaggacaGGGAGAAGGAGACATTAACGGTTTATAGATTACTGTATACATTTCCGAGCATAACGATAAGTCTATTTCAAGAGAATTTGAATCCTCTTGCAGAGGTGTCCCAAATACTGTTTATAGAATTTGAAGATCTGCCCAGCGCGATATTTCATCACATGATATCCACAGTCATTCCTTGTAGCGTGAAGCCAGCGCCGACCGCACTGTTCTCGTATATCTTACAGAAATTCTTGTGTTTCACTTGTGACGATGAGGACATATCGTTTCAAACGTTCTTCGCGACTATGCGACAGCTTTatagaaacaatatttttcccgAGGAGATGAAAATCCAGCTGTGCCTTGCTTGGAATATCTTGGAGCAGCGTGACGGGAAATTGGTCTTCAGTCGTGCCATTATGGATGCCAACGAACGCGCTAAGTACTTGCTACAGACCACGATGGAAGATGAGCATATTAATCATATTGTCAATTTGTAG